One Pueribacillus theae genomic window, CGGCTATGATACCGCTTTGAATGAAGCAAGCCATGAGCAGCTTTATCAAGATATTCTCATGATATACACCGAAACACAAAACTGCCAGCGTGATCTTTTCAATTTAATGTTTAAAAAAGGCTGGTATAAATTAGAGGCTGCGGACGGGCAACAGCTCCAACAATCCCAGCAACAATTTGCCAATTACATGACAACACAGTTTCCCCATTAATTTAACCCATTTTTACTGATAAATAAGGGGCTTATCAAGTAGCCCCTTGTTTACCAGTGCCTTAACGGCTCAATATATAGATTGAAATGGCTACATTATCCTTCTCGACTTTGGTGTTCCCTTCAATCGACCCAAAACGTTCATTTGTTTTATTTACGTAATTTTCTACCTGAAACTCTTGGATGGAGCACAAATCTGATTCTAACAGGTGAGCGGACTAAACATTACGCTTTTAATATAAGCTGTAATATCTAGCCTGGATCTCATTAATAAGGCGTGGCCTGCCAGGTGTGATAGCCCAGATTAGCCAA contains:
- a CDS encoding spore coat protein, which produces MNDRDRLNDMLSTEKYMTDGYDTALNEASHEQLYQDILMIYTETQNCQRDLFNLMFKKGWYKLEAADGQQLQQSQQQFANYMTTQFPH